The genomic segment AACGATCACGTGAACATGGCGCAAAGCACGAACGACACCATTCCGACGAACATTCGTCTGGCGTGTCTGTCGCAGCTCGACCCGCTGCTCGCGGCTTTCGAGGCGCTGCGCAATACGCTCGCGGCCAAAGGACGCGAGTTCGATGACATCGTGAAGGCGGGACGTACGCACCTGCAGGATGCGATGCCAATCCGGCTTGGCCAGGAGTTCACCGCCTACGCGGGCTCGATTGAGCGCGGCATCCGACGCGTGAAGGAAGCGGCGGACTATCTCCGAGATCTCGGGATTGGCGGGAGCGCGGTGGGCACGGGCGTAACGGTCGAGCCGCAATATCCGGAGCTGATGGTCAAGAACCTGAAACGCATAACGGGGCTCGACCTTCGCGTTGGACGTGATCGTGTGCAGCTCATGCAGAGCATGGGTGATGTCGCGGCGTTCAGCTCGGCGTTGAAAGTATTGGCTGTCGATCTCAGCAAGATCGCGAGCGATCTCCGGCTCATGGCGATGGGTCCGCGGACCGGCATCGATGAGATCAAACTCCCCGCCGTTCAGCCGGGATCGTCGATCATGCCGGGGAAAGTGAACCCGTCGATTCCGGAGATGGTAAATCAGGTGTGCTTTCAGGTGTTCGGGCTCGACACGACGGTGACGGTCGCTGCGGAACACGGGCAGCTGGAGCTCAACGTGATGATGCCTGTCATTGCGTTCAACGTGTTGTTGGCGATGCGGATTCTCACCGAGGCCGTCAAGGTGCTCGACGAGCGCTGCGTGAAAGGCATCGAGGCGAATCGCGAAATGTGCGCATACTGGGTTGAGCGGTCCGCTGCGCTCGCGACCGCGCTCGCGCCGCAGATCGGCTATGCCATGGCAGCGGAATTGAGCA from the Gemmatimonadaceae bacterium genome contains:
- a CDS encoding aspartate ammonia-lyase, which encodes MTVKTRTEKDPLGPLEVPADALYGVQTLRAVQNFPISGLRPLPPFVIAQVWIKKAAALTHKETGRLEARLADAIVSAADEVLAGQHMDQFVVDPYQAGAGTSHNMNVNEVLANRANELLGGKRGEYKPVHPNDHVNMAQSTNDTIPTNIRLACLSQLDPLLAAFEALRNTLAAKGREFDDIVKAGRTHLQDAMPIRLGQEFTAYAGSIERGIRRVKEAADYLRDLGIGGSAVGTGVTVEPQYPELMVKNLKRITGLDLRVGRDRVQLMQSMGDVAAFSSALKVLAVDLSKIASDLRLMAMGPRTGIDEIKLPAVQPGSSIMPGKVNPSIPEMVNQVCFQVFGLDTTVTVAAEHGQLELNVMMPVIAFNVLLAMRILTEAVKVLDERCVKGIEANREMCAYWVERSAALATALAPQIGYAMAAELSKKSVKENILIRDLVKREHVLPDDQIDEVLDLRKMTEIGVPGGAHGAVAAG